In Zingiber officinale cultivar Zhangliang chromosome 1A, Zo_v1.1, whole genome shotgun sequence, a genomic segment contains:
- the LOC122037980 gene encoding lon protease homolog, mitochondrial-like isoform X1, which yields MLKVLSSPHVRGRLHSLPGKRPASIVNVGEGRSPLPRLLRSLTDQQGRSPVFWRKAFFCSKSGDGSEPPPDAKAAEEVDAIASIDAEGGAFEEAESKASSAIVSTNPRPEDYMSVVALPLPHRPLFPGFYMPIYVKDSKLMDALKENQKRSVSYAGAFLLKADPEIDSSSGSESDKSVYDLKGKELFKRLHEIGTLAQITSIQGDQVVLIGYRRLRITEMVDEEPLTVKVDHLKQENSYDKDDDVIRATAFEVISTLRDVLKTSSLWRDHIQSYTQHIGEFNYPRLADFGAAISGANKLLCQQVLEELDVYKRLKLTLELLKKEMEISKIQESIAKAIEEKVSGEQRRYLLNEQLKAIKKELGMEADDKTALTAKFRERLEPNKDKCPQHVLQVIEEELTKLQFLEASSSEFNVTRNYLDWLTSMPWGNYSAENFDVHHAQKILDEDHYGLSDVKERILEFIAVGKLRGISQGKIICLSGPPGVGKTSIGRSIARALNRKFYRFSVGGLADVAEIKGHRRTYIGAMPGKMVQCLKNVGTANPLVLIDEIDKLGKGHAGDPASALLELLDPEQNINFLDHYLDVPIDLSKVLFVCTANVIEMIPNPLLDRMENIALAGYITDEKMHIARDYLEKTTREACGIKLEQVEVTDAALLSLIENYCREAGVRNLQKHIEKIYRKIALQLVRRGVTNEDSSQKEDSQESSNLSKVSTEIVGDSQIGKDTNAPTSSVEALKSFTEPNQAESGPSVTENSSSQEVNQETTDANESVISKTSDKIIIDASNLADFVGKPVFHAERIFDETPVGVVMGLAWTALGGSTLYIETTIVEQGDGKGALHLTGQLGDVMKESAQIAHTVARAIFLEKEPENNFFGNSKIHLHVPAGATPKDGPSAGCTMITSMLSLAMNKPVRKDLAMTGEVTLTGRILPIGGVKEKTIAARRSNVKTIIFPSANRRDFDELADNVKEGLEVHFVDNYNQIYEIAFASEHDDAK from the exons ATGCTGAAGGTTCTCTCTTCTCCGCACGTCCGAGGCCGGTTGCACTCCCTCCCGGGGAAACGCCCAGCGAGTATCGTCAATGTAGGCGAAGGGAGGTCTCCGTTGCCCCGCTTGCTTCGGTCCTTGACGGACCAGCAGGGCAGAAGTCCGGTGTTTTGGAGAAAGGCGTTCTTTTGCTCGAAGAGTGGCGATGGTTCTGAGCCGCCCCCGGACGCTAAGGCAGCCGAAGAAGTTGATGCCATTGCGTCCATTGACGCTGAAGGTGGTGCCTTTGAGGAGGCCGAGTCCAAGGCATCGTCGGCTATTGTTTCCACGAATCCACGGCCTGAAGATTACATGTCT GTTGTAGCATTGCCACTTCCACACAGGCCATTGTTTCCTGGTTTTTATATGCCAATATATGTGAAG GATTCAAAACTGATGGATGCTTTAAAGGAAAATCAGAAAAGGTCAGTCTCCTATGCTGGTGCTTTTCTTCTTAAGGCGGACCCAGAAATTGACTCATCATCTGGCTCTGAGTCGGACAAAAGTGTTTATGATCTCAAAGGAAAGGAATTGTTCAAACGCCTTCATGAAATTGGGACGCTAGCGCAG ATAACTAGCATTCAAGGTGATCAGGTAGTACTCATAGGTTACAGAAGACTGAGGATCACAGAAATG GTCGATGAAGAACCTTTGACAGTTAAGGTTGATCATCTAAAG CAGGAGAATTCTTATGATAAAGATGATGATGTCATTAGGGCAACAGCCTTTGAAGTTATATCAACATTGCGAGATGTTCTAAAGACAAGTTCCCTTTGGAGAGATCATATTCAATCTTATACACAG CATATTGGCGAGTTCAATTACCCAAGACTTGCTGATTTTGGGGCTGCTATATCAGGAGCTAACAAATTGTTGTGCCAACAAGTGCTTGAGGAGCTTGAT GTCTACAAGCGCTTGAAGCTTACACTGGAATTACTCAAGAAAGAGATGGAGATAAGTAAAATACAG GAATCAATTGCAAAAGCAATAGAGGAAAAAGTAAGTGGTGAGCAGCGGCGCTATTTATTAAATGAGCAATTGAAAGCAATAAAGAAG GAGCTCGGCATGGAGGCTGATGACAAAACAGCACTAACTG CGAAGTTTAGGGAAAGACTTGAACCAAATAAGGACAAGTGCCCTCAGCATGTGTTACAAGTTATTGAAGAAGAGCTCACAAAATTACAATTTCTGGAGGCTTCTTCAAGCGAGTTTAATGTAACACGAAACTATCTTGATTGGCTAACCTCAATGCCCTGGGGAAACTACAG TGCTGAAAATTTTGATGTCCATCATGCTCAAAAAATTCTAGATGAAGACCATTATGGTTTGTCTGATGTAAAGGAGAGGATCTTGGAGTTCATAGCTGTTGGAAAACTCAGAGGAATCTCACAAG GAAAAATTATATGTCTATCTGGACCTCCTGGAGTTGGCAAAACAAGCATTGGCCGTTCAATTGCACGTGCTTTAAACCGCAAGTTCTATCGGTTTTCAGTTGGCGGCTTGGCTGATGTTGCTGAAATCAAG GGCCATCGCCGTACTTATATTGGTGCAATGCCAGGAAAGATGGTGCAATGCCTAAAAAATGTAGGAACAGCAAATCCACTTGTTTTAATTGATGAAATTGACAAG TTGGGGAAGGGGCATGCTGGTGATCCAGCTAGTGCTTTGCTGGAGCTTCTTGATCCTGAGCAAAATATAAATTTCCTCGACCACTACCTTGATGTTCCAATTGACTTATCAAAG GTTCTATTTGTTTGTACGGCTAATGTGATTGAGATGATTCCGAACCCTCTTTTGGATAGAATGGAAAATATTGCTCTTGCTGGCTATATCACTGACGAAAAGATGCATATTGCAAGGGACTATTTGGAGAAGACAACTCGAGAAGCATGTGGGATCAAACTTGAACAG GTGGAAGTCACTGATGCAGCTCTACTATCATTAATTGAGAATTATTGCCGAGAAGCTGGTGTTAGGAACCTACAGAAGCATATTGAAAAGATATATCGCAAG ATAGCTTTGCAACTTGTTCGTAGAGGAGTGACCAATGAGGATAGCTCTCAAAAAGAAGACTCCCAGGAATCGAGCAATTTGTCTAAAGTGTCAACTGAAATTGTTGGGGATAGTCAAATAGGTAAAGATACTAATGCTCCAACCTCAAGTGTAGAAGCCCTCAAATCATTCACAGAACCTAATCAGGCAGAATCTGGTCCCTCAGTGACCGAGAACTCAAGTAGCCAAGAG GTCAATCAAGAGACAACAGATGCTAATGAATCAGTTATCAGTAAAACATCTGATAAAATTATCATTGATGCATCTAATCTTGCTGACTTTGTTGGTAAACCAGTATTCCATGCAGAACGGATTTTTGATGAGACCCCAGTAGGTGTTGTCATGGGTCTAGCATGGACTGCCTTGGGTGGCTCAACATTGTACATTGAGACCACCATTGTGGAGCAAGGAGATGGGAAAGGTGCACTTCATCTAACGGGTCAGCTTGGGGATGTCATGAAGGAAAGTGCCCAAATAGCTCATACAGTTGCCAGAGCAATATTCCTCGAAAAAGAGCCAGAGAATAATTTTTTTGGAAATTCCAAGATCCATCTTCATGTACCGGCAGGCGCCACCCCGAAGGATGGGCCAAGCGCTGGGTGCACTATGATCACATCCATGTTGTCCCTTGCAATGAATAAGCCTGTGAGGAAGGACCTCGCTATGACTGGTGAAGTAACATTAACTGGACGTATTCTGCCAATTGGAGGG GTAAAAGAGAAAACAATTGCTGCTAGGAGGAGCAACGTCAAGACTATAATATTTCCATCAGCTAACAGGAGAGATTTTGACGAGCTGGCTGATAATGTGAAAGAAGGCCTTGAGGTTCATTTTGTAGACAACTACAACCAAATTTACGAGATTGCTTTTGCAAGTGAGCATGATGATGCCAAATAA
- the LOC122037980 gene encoding lon protease homolog, mitochondrial-like isoform X2: MLKVLSSPHVRGRLHSLPGKRPASIVNVGEGRSPLPRLLRSLTDQQGRSPVFWRKAFFCSKSGDGSEPPPDAKAAEEVDAIASIDAEGGAFEEAESKASSAIVSTNPRPEDYMSVVALPLPHRPLFPGFYMPIYVKDSKLMDALKENQKRSVSYAGAFLLKADPEIDSSSGSESDKSVYDLKGKELFKRLHEIGTLAQITSIQGDQVVLIGYRRLRITEMVDEEPLTVKVDHLKENSYDKDDDVIRATAFEVISTLRDVLKTSSLWRDHIQSYTQHIGEFNYPRLADFGAAISGANKLLCQQVLEELDVYKRLKLTLELLKKEMEISKIQESIAKAIEEKVSGEQRRYLLNEQLKAIKKELGMEADDKTALTAKFRERLEPNKDKCPQHVLQVIEEELTKLQFLEASSSEFNVTRNYLDWLTSMPWGNYSAENFDVHHAQKILDEDHYGLSDVKERILEFIAVGKLRGISQGKIICLSGPPGVGKTSIGRSIARALNRKFYRFSVGGLADVAEIKGHRRTYIGAMPGKMVQCLKNVGTANPLVLIDEIDKLGKGHAGDPASALLELLDPEQNINFLDHYLDVPIDLSKVLFVCTANVIEMIPNPLLDRMENIALAGYITDEKMHIARDYLEKTTREACGIKLEQVEVTDAALLSLIENYCREAGVRNLQKHIEKIYRKIALQLVRRGVTNEDSSQKEDSQESSNLSKVSTEIVGDSQIGKDTNAPTSSVEALKSFTEPNQAESGPSVTENSSSQEVNQETTDANESVISKTSDKIIIDASNLADFVGKPVFHAERIFDETPVGVVMGLAWTALGGSTLYIETTIVEQGDGKGALHLTGQLGDVMKESAQIAHTVARAIFLEKEPENNFFGNSKIHLHVPAGATPKDGPSAGCTMITSMLSLAMNKPVRKDLAMTGEVTLTGRILPIGGVKEKTIAARRSNVKTIIFPSANRRDFDELADNVKEGLEVHFVDNYNQIYEIAFASEHDDAK; this comes from the exons ATGCTGAAGGTTCTCTCTTCTCCGCACGTCCGAGGCCGGTTGCACTCCCTCCCGGGGAAACGCCCAGCGAGTATCGTCAATGTAGGCGAAGGGAGGTCTCCGTTGCCCCGCTTGCTTCGGTCCTTGACGGACCAGCAGGGCAGAAGTCCGGTGTTTTGGAGAAAGGCGTTCTTTTGCTCGAAGAGTGGCGATGGTTCTGAGCCGCCCCCGGACGCTAAGGCAGCCGAAGAAGTTGATGCCATTGCGTCCATTGACGCTGAAGGTGGTGCCTTTGAGGAGGCCGAGTCCAAGGCATCGTCGGCTATTGTTTCCACGAATCCACGGCCTGAAGATTACATGTCT GTTGTAGCATTGCCACTTCCACACAGGCCATTGTTTCCTGGTTTTTATATGCCAATATATGTGAAG GATTCAAAACTGATGGATGCTTTAAAGGAAAATCAGAAAAGGTCAGTCTCCTATGCTGGTGCTTTTCTTCTTAAGGCGGACCCAGAAATTGACTCATCATCTGGCTCTGAGTCGGACAAAAGTGTTTATGATCTCAAAGGAAAGGAATTGTTCAAACGCCTTCATGAAATTGGGACGCTAGCGCAG ATAACTAGCATTCAAGGTGATCAGGTAGTACTCATAGGTTACAGAAGACTGAGGATCACAGAAATG GTCGATGAAGAACCTTTGACAGTTAAGGTTGATCATCTAAAG GAGAATTCTTATGATAAAGATGATGATGTCATTAGGGCAACAGCCTTTGAAGTTATATCAACATTGCGAGATGTTCTAAAGACAAGTTCCCTTTGGAGAGATCATATTCAATCTTATACACAG CATATTGGCGAGTTCAATTACCCAAGACTTGCTGATTTTGGGGCTGCTATATCAGGAGCTAACAAATTGTTGTGCCAACAAGTGCTTGAGGAGCTTGAT GTCTACAAGCGCTTGAAGCTTACACTGGAATTACTCAAGAAAGAGATGGAGATAAGTAAAATACAG GAATCAATTGCAAAAGCAATAGAGGAAAAAGTAAGTGGTGAGCAGCGGCGCTATTTATTAAATGAGCAATTGAAAGCAATAAAGAAG GAGCTCGGCATGGAGGCTGATGACAAAACAGCACTAACTG CGAAGTTTAGGGAAAGACTTGAACCAAATAAGGACAAGTGCCCTCAGCATGTGTTACAAGTTATTGAAGAAGAGCTCACAAAATTACAATTTCTGGAGGCTTCTTCAAGCGAGTTTAATGTAACACGAAACTATCTTGATTGGCTAACCTCAATGCCCTGGGGAAACTACAG TGCTGAAAATTTTGATGTCCATCATGCTCAAAAAATTCTAGATGAAGACCATTATGGTTTGTCTGATGTAAAGGAGAGGATCTTGGAGTTCATAGCTGTTGGAAAACTCAGAGGAATCTCACAAG GAAAAATTATATGTCTATCTGGACCTCCTGGAGTTGGCAAAACAAGCATTGGCCGTTCAATTGCACGTGCTTTAAACCGCAAGTTCTATCGGTTTTCAGTTGGCGGCTTGGCTGATGTTGCTGAAATCAAG GGCCATCGCCGTACTTATATTGGTGCAATGCCAGGAAAGATGGTGCAATGCCTAAAAAATGTAGGAACAGCAAATCCACTTGTTTTAATTGATGAAATTGACAAG TTGGGGAAGGGGCATGCTGGTGATCCAGCTAGTGCTTTGCTGGAGCTTCTTGATCCTGAGCAAAATATAAATTTCCTCGACCACTACCTTGATGTTCCAATTGACTTATCAAAG GTTCTATTTGTTTGTACGGCTAATGTGATTGAGATGATTCCGAACCCTCTTTTGGATAGAATGGAAAATATTGCTCTTGCTGGCTATATCACTGACGAAAAGATGCATATTGCAAGGGACTATTTGGAGAAGACAACTCGAGAAGCATGTGGGATCAAACTTGAACAG GTGGAAGTCACTGATGCAGCTCTACTATCATTAATTGAGAATTATTGCCGAGAAGCTGGTGTTAGGAACCTACAGAAGCATATTGAAAAGATATATCGCAAG ATAGCTTTGCAACTTGTTCGTAGAGGAGTGACCAATGAGGATAGCTCTCAAAAAGAAGACTCCCAGGAATCGAGCAATTTGTCTAAAGTGTCAACTGAAATTGTTGGGGATAGTCAAATAGGTAAAGATACTAATGCTCCAACCTCAAGTGTAGAAGCCCTCAAATCATTCACAGAACCTAATCAGGCAGAATCTGGTCCCTCAGTGACCGAGAACTCAAGTAGCCAAGAG GTCAATCAAGAGACAACAGATGCTAATGAATCAGTTATCAGTAAAACATCTGATAAAATTATCATTGATGCATCTAATCTTGCTGACTTTGTTGGTAAACCAGTATTCCATGCAGAACGGATTTTTGATGAGACCCCAGTAGGTGTTGTCATGGGTCTAGCATGGACTGCCTTGGGTGGCTCAACATTGTACATTGAGACCACCATTGTGGAGCAAGGAGATGGGAAAGGTGCACTTCATCTAACGGGTCAGCTTGGGGATGTCATGAAGGAAAGTGCCCAAATAGCTCATACAGTTGCCAGAGCAATATTCCTCGAAAAAGAGCCAGAGAATAATTTTTTTGGAAATTCCAAGATCCATCTTCATGTACCGGCAGGCGCCACCCCGAAGGATGGGCCAAGCGCTGGGTGCACTATGATCACATCCATGTTGTCCCTTGCAATGAATAAGCCTGTGAGGAAGGACCTCGCTATGACTGGTGAAGTAACATTAACTGGACGTATTCTGCCAATTGGAGGG GTAAAAGAGAAAACAATTGCTGCTAGGAGGAGCAACGTCAAGACTATAATATTTCCATCAGCTAACAGGAGAGATTTTGACGAGCTGGCTGATAATGTGAAAGAAGGCCTTGAGGTTCATTTTGTAGACAACTACAACCAAATTTACGAGATTGCTTTTGCAAGTGAGCATGATGATGCCAAATAA
- the LOC122037979 gene encoding DEAD-box ATP-dependent RNA helicase 46-like, whose product MATADAAPGSLGPQYAPDDPTLPKPWKGLIDGNTGFLYYWNPENNITQYEKPEASVPPPSNSLPKLAPIPMASNFPPNVTSSHQPSQQISQESLHQTQPQQQPSQPLFQQQGQLTESPQQRQQPPPSQHLQLQHPSGQQVLLQNTQMPVHQSHQLPNQQTAPQAPQQYMPIHQQDGLHQHVPYLQGSLVQPPQIQQQHGFQFSNQQVQQSQGPYQQGQQPQGPQGVQIPNQQQQGQQTLGSQTPLSHGYQVLHQETQHTLQAGQQQGQQSQGLQSGNQQVQQSQGQQPRFPWMEDALHQEGKLGTLPSPGVASAGHHLPDLVPQVGIPPGAGRTSQSPNQFAGPSTQNASPFQAWNTGIEANFGIQQQRGTAVPNPSSNPIVRPPVGGKTTYGGTQNEIPGNEFYPPAKMERSMMYPHQPRLAALPIPQNQSDPGFRSHFDAPDLSGGIGVGPQNTPPNMHGHAAFHNPSVSRPSPGMLGSSDFHNISAADAYKQHHEVTAMGNDVPLPFMTFEATGFPPEILREMHLAGFSTPTPIQAQTWPVALQNRDIVAIAKTGSGKTLGYLIPAFIHLRRCQNNPQFGPTVLVLAPTRELASQIQDEAFKFGRSSRISCTCLYGGAPKGPQLKEIERGADIVIATPGRLNDFLEMKKISFRQVSFLVLDEADRMLDMGFEPQIRKIVNEIPPHRQTLMYTATWPKEVRKIANDLLKNPVQVNIGNVNELVANKSITQHIEVVTPMDKSRRLEQILRTQERGSKVIIFCSTKRQCDQLARSLGRTFGAASIHGDKSQSERDHVLFQFRSGRAPVLVATDVAARGLDIKDIRIVINFDFPTGIEDYVHRIGRTGRAGATGVAYTFFTDQDWKHAVDLVKVLEGSNQRVPPEIREMAGRGGPPLSRPRNEPNRWDSGGGNGGGAGRWNARGGRGGGMRDGPSGFAGRGGGMRDGPGGGMRDGPGGFGGPPGFGGRGGRQDFFGGRAPRGRGFGGPGGPGGRGRHDWSPHDRSINSDGRKRYDGRRGFGERGRERSYSRSPEMVRTWGYDRSRGRSGSRSQSRSRSRSWSRSRSWSSRSRSRSRSRSRERVKRPSGWDSTPAPCLIATPVAAVAEAPQVVEGHGPSLVAGHELNVLASGPVSATSPGYGNGSLSRNELQEQFPRPDGGSPRDAEHLN is encoded by the exons ATGGCGACAGCTGATGCCGCCCCTGGTTCACTGGGTCCGCAGTATGCACCTGATGATCCAACACTTCCAAAGCCATGGAAAGGTTTAATCGATGGGAACACTGGCTTCTTATACTACTGGAACCCAGAAAATAACATTACACAATATGAGAAACCGGAAGCATCAGTCCCTCCCCCATCAAACTCCTTGCCTAAGCTTGCTCCTATTCCCATGGCTAGTAATTTTCCTCCCAATGTCACTAGCTCACATCAACCCTCCCAGCAGATTTCTCAGGAATCTTTGCATCAAACGCAGCCACAACAACAGCCTAGCCAGCCATTATTTCAGCAGCAGGGCCAGTTAACTGAGTCACCACAGCAACGGCAACAACCACCACCAAGTCAGCATCTCCAACTTCAGCATCCTAGTGGTCAGCAAGTGCTACTTCAGAATACCCAAATGCCAGTTCATCAGTCACATCAGTTGCCAAATCAACAGACGGCACCACAAGCACCTCAACAGTATATGCCAATTCATCAACAGGATGGCCTACATCAGCATGTTCCTTATCTTCAAGGGTCTCTGGTGCAACCACCCCAGATTCAGCAACAACATGGTTTTCAGTTTTCTAACCAACAGGTGCAACAATCACAAGGACCATATCAGCAGGGGCAACAACCACAAGGTCCACAAGGGGTGCAAATCCCAAATCAACAACAGCAGGGTCAGCAGACACTTGGGTCACAGACTCCTCTTTCACATGGATATCAGGTTTTGCATCAGGAGACCCAGCATACTCTACAAGCTGGACAACAACAAGGTCAACAGTCACAGGGCCTTCAGAGTGGAAACCAGCAGGTCCAGCAGTCACAAGGACAACAACCAAGGTTTCCTTGGATGGAAGATGCATTGCATCAAGAGGGAAAACTAGGCACACTTCCCTCACCTGGTGTTGCATCAGCTGGTCATCACCTGCCAGATTTGGTTCCTCAGGTTGGTATTCCACCTGGGGCTGGCCGCACTTCTCAGTCGCCTAATCAGTTTGCTGGACCTAGTACGCAAAATGCTTCACCTTTTCAGGCATGGAATACAGGGATAGAAGCAAATTTTGGGATTCAACAGCAGAGAGGCACTGCAGTTCCAAATCCATCATCTAATCCAATTGTTCGACCTCCAGTTGGTGGAAAGACTACGTATGGAGGGACTCAAAATGAAATTCCAGGAAATGAATTTTATCCACCTGCGAAAATGGAAAGATCAATGATGTACCCACATCAGCCAAGGCTTGCTGCCCTTCCCATCCCACAAAACCAATCA GATCCAGGTTTCCGTTCTCACTTTGATGCACCAGATCTCTCAGGTGGAATAGGTGTTGGTCCACAGAATACACCACCTAATATGCATGGTCATGCTGCCTTCCATAATCCAAGTGTATCAAGGCCATCACCAGGAATGTTGGGCTCATCAGATTTTCACAATATTTCTGCCGCTGATGCATACAAGCAGCACCATGAAGTTACTGCAATG GGAAATGATGTTCCTCTACCATTCATGACATTTGAGGCCACTGGTTTCCCTCCAGAGATTCTCAGAGAg ATGCATCTGGCTGGATTTTCAACTCCAACACCAATACAAGCACAAACATGGCCTGTTGCATTACAGAACAGGGATATTGTTGCAATTGCCAAAACTGGTTCGGGCAAGACACTAGGCTATCTTATACCTGCATTCATTCATCTTAGACGTTGCCAAAATAATCCTCAATTTGGACCAACTGTATTAGTTTTGGCTCCAACTCGGGAACTTGCTTCTCAAATACAAGATGAGGCTTTTAAATTTGGACGCTCATCAAGAATTTCTTGTACA TGCTTATATGGAGGAGCTCCAAAAGGTCCTCAACTGAAAGAGATTGAACGAGGAGCAGATATCGTAATTGCAACTCCAGGCCGCCTCAACGatttccttgagatgaagaaAATCAGTTTCCGTCAAGTTTCCTTTCTGGTCCTTGATGAAGCTGACCGCATGCTGGATATGGGTTTTGAACCACAAATTAGGAAGATTGTTAATGAGATCCCTCCTCACAGGCAAACTCTCATGTATACAGCAACTTGGCCAAAGGAAGTGAGAAAAATAGCCAATGATTTGTTGAAGAATCCAGTTCAGGTGAATATTGGCAATGTCAATGAGCTTGTTGCTAATAAGTCAATCACTCAG CATATAGAGGTTGTTACACCAATGGATAAATCAAGGCGCTTGGAACAGATTCTTAGAACTCAAGAGCGTGGATCTAAGGTCATTATATTCTGTTCCACAAAGAGGCAGTGTGATCAGTTGGCTCGCAGTCTAGGGCGAACATTTGGTGCAGCTTCCATTCATGGCGACAAATCTCAAAGTGAAAGGGATCATGTTCTATTCCAATTCCGCTCTGGCAGGGCTCCAGTTCTTGTTGCCACTGATGTTGCCGCCAGGGGACTTGATATCAAAGACATCAG GATAGTTATCAATTTTGACTTTCCTACTGGGATTGAGGACTATGTTCATAGGATTGGAAGAACTGGGAGGGCTGGTGCTACAGGAGTAGCATACACATTCTTTACTGACCAAGATTGGAAACATGCTGTTGATCTTGTAAAAGTTCTTGAAGGTTCAAACCAGCGAGTTCCTCCTGAGATTCGTGAGATGGCTGGTCGTGGTGGTCCACCCCTGTCCAGGCCTCGTAATGAACCCAATCGATGGGATTCAGGTGGAGGCAATGGTGGCGGCGCTGGTAGGTGGAATGCTAGAGGAGGCCGTGGCGGCGGCATGAGGGATGGTCCCAGTGGCTTTGCTGGACGAGGCGGTGGCATGAGGGATGGACCTGGCGGTGGCATGAGGGATGGTCCTGGTGGCTTCGGTGGGCCTCCTGGCTTTGGCGGGCGTGGTGGCAGGCAAGATTTCTTTGGTGGTCGTGCACCAAGAGGTCGTGGGTTTGGTGGACCAGGTGGACCTGGAGGTCGTGGTCGACATGATTGGAGTCCACATGACCGAAGCATAAATTCAGATGGAAGAAAGCGATATGATGGCCGCAGGGGATTTGGAGAAAGGGGCAGGGAGAGAAGTTATAGTCGTAGTCCAGAGATGGTTCGGACATGGGGTTATGATAGAAGCAGAGGTAGAAGTGGGAGCAGGAGTCAGAGTCGCAGTCGTAGTCGCAGTTGGAGCCGTAGTCGGAGTTGGTCATCGAGAAGCAGGAGCCGAAGTAGGAGCAGGAGTCGTGAGAGGGTAAAGAGGCCTAGTGGCTGGGACTCTACCCCTGCTCCTTGTCTCATTGCAACACCCGTTGCAGCAGTAGCAGAAGCTCCACAGGTTGTGGAGGGGCATGGACCTTCACTAGTTGCAGGGCATGAGCTCAATGTACTGGCTTCAGGCCCTGTGTCGGCAACGTCACCAGGCTATGGTAATGGATCTTTGTCGAGAAACGAGCTGCAGGAGCAATTTCCACGACCTGACGGCGGGAGCCCCAGGGATGCCGAGCACCTAAACTAG